In one window of Arachis ipaensis cultivar K30076 chromosome B06, Araip1.1, whole genome shotgun sequence DNA:
- the LOC110263709 gene encoding protein FAR1-RELATED SEQUENCE 5-like, protein MDDSTSDCQLNQGKVDFEFESNEVLEPLYVVNDQFVPKVGMTFNTLEDAAKFYKDYAKAVSFSTRVRSTNKKGKWKSKISLTEKANPTAGLNCPARIYIHVLKDVGVWIILKVVLHHSHPYCPDQAQMLKQHRELSMSVCRAIENNEEASIRPSKTFQSFVAAAGGHCELNFIEKDVRSYITKLMLFYESAPEVYFESKELTAILHRAYDNVMVEIEELKAKWKGTCSLSHEDANLESVNELQSPPRI, encoded by the exons atggatgattcaacttcaGATTGTCAGTTGAACCAGGGCAaagtggattttgaatttgaatcgaaTGAAGTTCTTGAG CCCCTCTATGTTGTTAATGACCAGTTTGTTCCCAAGGTTGGAATGACTTTtaacacccttgaagatgctgcaaaATTTTACAAGGACTATGCAAAGGCTGTaagtttttctacaagagttcggagcacaaataagaagggaaaatggaaatctaaaatatctctgaCCGAGAAGGCAAATCCCACAGCTGGTTTAAATTgccctgcaagaatttatatacacgtaTTGAAGGATGTTGGTGTTTGGATCATTTTGAAGGTCgtgttgcatcattcacatcCTTACTGTCCCGATCAAGcacagatgctcaaacagcacagggagcTAAGCATGTCCGTGTGTCGtgcaatagagaataacgaggaagcCAGTATCAGACCTAGCAAAACTTTCCAATCATTTGTTGCAGCAGCCGGAGGTCAttgcgagttaaattttatcgaaaaagaCGTGAGGAGTTACATCACTAAATTAATGTTGTTTTATGAATCTGCtccagag gtatactttg AATCCAAGGAACTGACTGCCATTCTGCACCGTGCctacgataacgtcatggttgAGATAGAAGAACTGAAAGCCAAATGGAAGGGGACATGTTCGTTATCTCACGAAgatgccaacttggaatccgttaacgagcttcaaagccctccaaggaTTTGA